From Mucilaginibacter gotjawali:
AAATTCTGAACGGAAAGTCAAATGATTAATGATATCCCAGTTTGCATAAATATTGCCAAGCGTGCGATTAACATTAGCATGATAATAGGCATTGTTAACACTAATCAGCGGATCATAATACAAAGGAAAATCGCCGTTAGGATCGCCGGGAGGCGTACCGCTAACCAAATGGGTACGCGGATCAATTACCGGTGTAATTGGCGATAAGGCTACAATTTCCAGTGGCGTATTAAACTGATCGTCGTTACTAACGCGCTGGTTATAGGAATGCGTAAAGTCCAGCTTCATACCCACATCAAAGTTACTGAAGATCTTTGAATCAATATTCACCCGTCCTGAATACCGCTGAAAAGCATTTGCCTTGATGATACCGGTCTGGTTGAGGGCCTGTCCGCCAAAATAATAGGTGGTTTTATCATTCCCGCCCGAAAAATTAAGGTCATATTGCTGTTGAGGCGCACTCTGAAATGCCTGTTTTTCCCAATCGGTATTGTATTTATCCCATTTGGTATTTCCCGCAGCAAGCGTTGTAAAGGTACTGTTCAAACTTTCGTTGGCCAGCGCCTCAGCCAGCGTACTGGCATAACCGTTTAAAACATCCTGGTTAGCAGCACCAAGTACGGAACGCTGCTCAATCTGCAGCCATTGCTGCGAGTTTAAAAACTGCCGGTGGCGTGATGGCTCGCTAAACCCGAATTGCGCATCAAATCCAATTTTCGCTGTTCCGGCCTTACCTTTTTTCGTGGTGATGATGATGACGCCATTTGAAGCGCGGGCGCCGTAGATTGCTGATGCAGATGCATCTTTCAAAACTTCATACGACTCAATATCATTAAAATCGATATCAGCAAGCGGGTTTGTAGCCGCGCCATTACTGGAAAGGTTTGTTTGGTTAATTATAATTCCATCGACCACGACAAGTGGCTGGGTACCGGCAGATACAGAGGCAACACCCCTTATGCTGATTTTAACCCCCTGGCCAAGTTTGCCACCGTCTGCCTGGATGTTTACACCAGAGGTTTTACCCTGTAAAGCCTGCTCGAAGGTGGTTACAGGGGTATTTTCTACCTCTTTACCGGATATGGAGGTAATAGCCCCGGTTACATTAGCCCGTTTTTGCGTACCATATCCAACTGTTATGATCACTTCATTTAGTTGTTTTGCATCAATTTCCAGTTGAACATTCAGGGTATTGCCTGAAATGGGCAGGTCAGCTTCTTTATACCCGATGTACCTGAATATAAGTGTGCGGGCATCTTTTGGTAAGGACAAAGTGTACAAACCATTTAAATCTGTTTGCGTTCCCACAGAAGGTGAGCCTTTTACGATCACGCTTACCCCGGGCAAGGGTGATCCGTCTTTTTGATCTGTTACTTTACCACTGATCACCCTGTTTTGAGCATAAATACAGGAAAAAGATGAAAGTAAGAGAAAAAAGGAGAGTAATTTTTTCTTCATAAGCTATATTTTTAAGAGTTAAGGGGATTGTAATTTCCCAATAAAAATCTACAAATACAACGAGATGATTAAAAATATTTACTTTCTATTAAGGATATCGTACAAGAATAGATAAAATGATATAAATATAGCTATTGCAACATAGTTGTTGGTTGCTTAAAACGAAACGTAAATACGGTGAAAAGTGATTATAATGCAGCCAATTGGCGGCTAAAATACCCGGAACAAACCTAAATGGATAAAATAGAGTTAAAAGGCAATAGACAACGTTACCTTTTATTTTATGCCCTGATCGGAAAATTTAAAACGATTGATCAACGTATAAACATGGCATCCGGCACAAAAGCCTGCAAAACTCTCTAATGACGCAAAAATGATCATTATACCGGCAATAACTTTTGAGAGCACGATGAAATTTGATAAGAAGCTGATCAACACCAGAAATAAAAAAGCAACGCCCATAAATGAGGCGAACCTTTTAGGCGCACGGTCAACCGGTTTTGGTTTCAGGCTTAATTGTTTAACTACTGCCCCGCTTATAATAGCAAGCGGGCTATAAGCATTTAAATTGAACGCCCTGAGCAGGAAATCAGCCAGCAACAAGCCAATGGATACAGGGTTTCCATTAATTACATAAAACAAAACAAACAGCACTACAAAAAAAGCTACTACCCTTATCCTGTTTTCATCCACTTTTACAAAATCCACCGGGCAGTCTAAAGTATTTTGTTTTTTATATTGTATTTCTGACTCGATCATTTTAATAATTAAATATATTGTCTATGGAATTTATAGACAATGCAAAAGTAATACTATTTATGTTATTTTAAAGCAATTTGTAAAATGGTACCGATTTCTTTTACAATTTTGACCCATAAGAAACAAATTAGAAAAAATGGTGGTTAGTATTTTAGGCTGCGGCTGGTATGGTAAGGCGCTGGCGGCTGATCTTTTAAAAACAGGCACAATTGTTAACGGTTCTGCAACTTCACCTGAAAAACTGGAAACCCTCGGTAATTCAGGTATCCTGCCCTATTTGGTAAAGTTTGATAATGAGCAAAAAGCATTTGACCCCACTTTTTTTAAGTGTGAGGTAATGGTGATCAGTATTCCGCCCAGGCTTAAGGCGGGTGAAGGCAGCGGGTACCTCTCAAAAATTCAGCAGATCATCAACGCCTGTATTGAATACCATGTTAAAAAAATTATTTATATCAGTTCAACCGGGGTTTATGGAGAATATAATCGTGAAGTAAATGAACTTGACGACCCCAGGCCCGATACCGCTTCGGGTTTGATATTGTGGGAAGCTGAGCAGCTTTTTCGAAAAGAAACTTCTTTTAAAACTTCGGTAATCCGCTTCGGCGGGCTCATCGGTCCGGGGCGTCATCCGGGGCGTTTTTTTGCGGGTAAAACCAATATCCCCAATGGGCTGGCACCCGTTAATCTTATTCATCAATCAGATTGTGTAGGAATAACAATGGCTGTGATAGATCAGGATGCTTTTAGCTATTTGTACAATGCCTGTTCACCCGATCATCCTGCGAAAGCAGCTTATTATGCCGAATTGACTTCAAAAGCAAATATGCCCGCCCCCGGATTTATAAATGAATTGAAAAGTTGGAAGGTGGTCAATAGTGTTAACCTAAAAGCGGAGCTGAAATATGAATTCAAGTTCAAGAAGTTGAATGATTATACATTTTGACGCAAAAGTATATATCAAGGCCTGCGTCTTTGTGCAGGCCATTCAGCCGTATAAAAAACAAAATTGTATACCTGCACCTACTTATGGTAGTCCGGATCCATTTCAGGTTTACGCAAACCAGCTACTTCATCTGCCATTAAGATAAAAACATTCCAGCACAAACCTTTTGTAGATGGCCACCAGCTATCGGTTGTATCCCATTTTGTCGGGGTGAATTCCTTGCTGAAAGGCCATTTCGGATTCAGATAGATCTCGGCCCACACCCTGTTTTCCATTAAGGGCCTGGCTTTTTTCCAGCCATGCTTTAACCCCACAACATAAGCACAATATTCAGGCCTGAACCAGCTGCCGCCGTTATAATAAAAGCCGTCGGTTTTTCCATCACTGTAATTTTCTTCGCCAAATTTTCCAAAAGGCTGGTAATCGCCACTCAGATAGGCCCAGCCCTTTGCATCCCTGGTCAGCCTGATCAGTATAGGTGCCGTAGTGCCATATTCAGGGTGCGGTGAATTAGCAACTTTATTCAGTATAGGGATCTGTTCCAGTTCATTTTGCACCATTTCATCTGTTAGTATCGGCTTTTTAAATAACCACAGCGAAAAAAATTCCGGCTCCAGGTCCGTAAGCGATATCATATCCGGGAAATTCCTGTCAAATAACAGGTGTTTCCTTTTTACGTCATAAAAATTGCGGTATTCGTTCTCCGCCTTTTGGATATAGGCATCTGATATGGAAAAGCCTAACTCTTTAATTGCTTTTAAAGCGATCACCAGCATTCCCTGATTAACCGCCAGGCGGTCGGTTTTGGGGTTGTAATCAATGATATCCAGTTGGTTCATTGGAAAATGCGATCTGCATTTTCCGGTCCTGCCGGGATCAAACTCATTCAATACATAATTAACCGCTTTCTCAATTTTTTCATGCGGAAGCTGTACACCAAAGCGGCGTTTATTCAGCATTGCCCATATCAGCCATTCAATAGTGGCTTCGTTGTCTTTTGCCTCAACAGAACCCATTAACGGTGTAATGATGGTACCGATAGAGCCTTTGGATGTTTGCGTTTTGCCCCACTCCTCCCAAATGGATAAGTTCAACTCTTTGTTGTAAGTTGAAACAGTTGAGAAAAAAGAGTCGCGGTTGTACATATCCGGCGCATAGTTCATATTGGGCACATTAAAGGGCTTAAAATTGTCAACGTCGGTGATCCAGGTGAGCATATTAAAATTGGCATACAACATTTTTTCAATCGCCGAACCTTTAAAGCCCTTTCCTTCGGCCAAACGTGTCTGTGCTGAAATCATAAATTGCTGGTGCGATTTCCATGGCTCAACGAAAATGTACGTGGTTTTTTCCGCTCTTTCGCCTATCTGAAGTACATTGTAAGGTTCTTTTCGCGGATGATTTTCAATGATCTTAAGTTCTTTTATGTCAAACTGAGCTTCCTTACCTGATTCCGAGCCGATGAACATCGATACGCTGTCTTTTTGAATGTAAGGCACCAGGATACTTCTTTTAAAATAAGTCCATTTTTTTTCGTCTATCGGCAGGTTATCGATGTATTTCATTCCATCTTCAAGCTCTACGGTTTTTTGTCCATTTTTAAGCCTGAAAAGTTTTAATGCCAACGCCGCGTTCCCTTTATACCAAAAAGAGACCGTGTAAATCTTTTGATCTTTAAACGGCGTTATAAAATTAATGCCCGATTGGGTTCCCCTATGGCAGGTTACGGAAATATGCCCTTCGCTGCGGCTAAGTTCCGCATTCTCTGCTTTTTGGTCTGCAGGATCAATGGTTAATAAGGTACTGTCGCCTGCATCAAGGTTGTACATTTCGCCAAAGGTTTGGCGGATATAATCATCATTTTTTGCCCTTTCCGATTGCTCAGCAACAGAAAATAAATCCGGATCGGCCAGGCGGCGCAAACCGGTAAAGCCCTGATCACGCCCGCTAAAACGACGTCGTGTATTCCTGGTGTACTGATTTTTATAACCGGCATCAGTTAAAAAACCAACAACATTATTGTCAGGGGTTATAAAGCCTGCTGCCGGGAACATCTCATGGGCAAAGCCCCCCGGGAAATTATCCTCCTCAAAAGTTACATAACGCTGTGGCTTATTTGCCGGCCTGGCTGTTTCCTTTAATATATAATACATCGCCGGCATAGATGGCTGGAACAATTGGATGGTTTTTTTGACAAGATTTGAGTTAACCACCTGGTAGGTTACCGTTATTGACAGATCAGCATCAAATTCGGACAGGTAAAGATTGCTTGATAACATAATCATGTTTTCGTTCCCGGTCCATTTTTGGCCTTTTAAATGATCCAGATTGGCTACGGTGGTTAAATCATGATTAAATAATTGCATGGAGAATTCCTCTGTATTGGTAACCACTAATTGCCGGCCGTTATAAATATCAACATGATACCCATTTTGGGCGTCGCCGGCAGCTTTAAGCGTAAGCTGCTGAGCGAAGGCGCTGAAACCTGCTAACAGGCAAACAAACAATAAAGATAACCCAACCTTAAACTGTACCATAAATAAAGTGTTAAATCAACCTGAAACCGTTATTCATCTTTATAACTCATCTTTTTAATAAACAACAATAAAAAGCGGCCAGTAAAAAAGGCCCCAAATAACATGCTGTTTTTAAAATATTTGAAAGATATATTTGGTTATTGAGTTGCAATACTAATTAAAAAAACCGGTTTTGCAAACAGCTAAAGGTATTTTTTAAAAGCAATTGAATTAACGGGAAGATTACTCATCGCGGCAACTTGTGCTTTATTTACGGAAGTATGGTTATTATTAAATTTAGATTATAAGTCGATTTTATCTTTTGCGATTTCGTAGCCGACAACCAGTAATATAACCAATGTACCCGCTAATACGTCTAATACAGACGCGCCGAAATTTTCTTTTACCTTTTTGGAGAGGTTTACGCCGTCGTTTTTATAACTGATGATGCGGTTTGCGGAATCAATATGAAACTTAATACTTGCTGTATGCAGGGCAACGATTTTGTTTGTTAAAGAATCCTTTATTGGAACGATCCTTGAATTACTGAGGGTGTCCGATTGATTTAACGTTGATAAAGTATCCCGGTAATACACCCATTCCTCAAAACCCGGATAGGGAGTCTTTTTATCCGGTTCCCCTAATTCTTTTACCAGGTCCGCTTTGGTATGCAGGTGATCCACCACTTCCCGGGTATAAACCATTTTACTGCATCCGCTTAAAAACAGCAAAATAAAAAGATAGTATTTACCGGATAAGCGATTCGTTTTCAATGGATTCACACTCAAATATATTTCATTATGATGAAATATAAAAAATATTATCAATACGAACCAACCTTTAGCGTGCCTTATGATAGCTACCGTTGATATAAATTACAAATGTTGGGTGTATTGCATTAAATTTGCCGCTATACATCAGCACCTGTTTATGAAAATACTTTTCTTTTCGGCAAAGCCTTATGATATTATTACGTTTAACCAGCATAATGCCACCTATGGTTTTGAACTGGAATACCTGGAAACCCACCTTGGGCCGCATATTGTTAACGCCGTAGATGAGGGCACCTATGCCGTTTGTGTATTTGTAAATGATAACCTGACCGGAGAAGTGATTGATGTGCTTGCGGCTAAAGGCGTAAAGGTAATTGCGTTGCGCTGCGCCGGGTTTAATAACATTGACCTGGCTGCGGCCAAAAAACACGGTATTACCGTATGCCGCGTACCCGCGTATTCGCCCGAGGCCGTTGCGGAACATGCCGTGGCGATGCTGTTAACCCTTAACCGCAAAACCCATAAAGCTTACAATCGGGTAAGGGAACAAAATTTTTCGTTAAACGGCCTGTTAGGTTTTAATATGCACGGCAAAACGGTTGGCGTGATTGCTACCGGACGGATCGGTAAGGCTTTTTGTAAGATTATGCTTGGTTTCGGGTGCAAAGTGCTGGCGTTTGACCTTTATAAAGATCAGGAGTTGATTGCTGCCGGAGTTGATTACATTTCTTTTGAGGAAGTGCTGCAACAGGCAGATATTATCTCCCTGCATTGCCCGCTCACCCCCGAAAGTCACCACCTCATCAACAAGGAGACGCTTGGCTTGATGAAACACGGCGCCACACTGATCAATACCAGCCGCGGGGCTTTGATAGATACACACGCTGTTATTGCAGCCCTTAAAACCGGCCGCCTGGCCTACCTGGGTATTGATGTTTACGAACAGGAGGATCGCTTGTTTTTTAAAGACCTGTCAGGAAGTATTATTGAAGATGATACTATACAGCGGCTGATGAGCTTCCCAAATGTGCTGGTTACCGGCCACCAGGCATTTTTTACTGAAGATGCACTTGCGCAGATCGCTGAAACTACGCTAAATAACATCAGGCAGTTAAGTGAGGGGATTGCGCCGGATGCGGCGGTGGTTGTAAAGGTATAAAGTGCTTGTAACAGAACGAACAGGCTCAATTTTTGAGCTGCAGCATTTCATCAGCTCCTGTATCCTTTGGGATTTTTGAACTAAACATCGTCGAACTCATTACAGGTAACACCCAACACTTAAAACGAGTACCGGAACAGATCGATATCATATTTACCCGAAAAAATTCCGGGTGACCAGTTGGAAGGGACTACAAATGAATTAGTAAACCAGATGACGTGTGCATCAGCAACATATTGTTCGCCGCCCTTTAGCAGTACCATATTTAACCACTTTCCGGTCGATAGATCAAGTTCACCATAGGCTGGAAATCTTTCTGTGTTTTCACCCTCGTTGTTGCTGATTATTTTTAACGTGTTTTCATTAACCGCAAAGCACGAAGTTGCCGGCCCCTTGCCGTCATAATATACGGGCAATAACTGTTGAAATTGTTGTTTAAGGTTTTGGTCATAACCATTGATGATGAGTGCTTTTTCGAAATAGGAAGAAACAACAGTATAGCCCACTCCAACAGGGCCGAGTTGGGCTACAGTGATCATTTTTTTTTCGACATAAAATTCAGACGCAGCCACAATTAACCGGCCGTTATGTTCCTGGAAAAACCTTACGGTTATATCCTTTTTTTGTGAACCGATATTCGGTTTTTCAAATTGCGGACTCACCTGAACAAAGCTATTTTCCATCGCCCTGATGTGTTTGCCGGTAAATACCTCATTGGCAGATTGCGCTGTGTTTGTTGTGAAATCAAACTTACCCATATAAAGCTCCCTGTCATTATTATGATTATCATGGGCAAGCGCGAGGTAAAGTATATTTCTGTCTTCGTGCGAGGGGGTGATGGCATTAGATGCGATTTCCAGGTCATATCCATTTAGGGTATCACAGTTTAGTGTTATAGGTTTCGAAGGCTCTGTACTGCCATTTTCATATCGCCGGGCAAGTAAAGCGGTGCCACCAGGGGCAGTTAACATAAAGAGATCTCCATGCCCGTTACCTGTCATAGCGATAAAAGTTTCATCGGGGAATTTTGGCTTCAAGTAAACCGGTTCAAGCTTATCGTTCAGGCTTACAACCGTCAAATCTTCCGTGCTATCCCTTAAATGACCATAAAATAGGCTCTGTGTTTTTATATCTGCCAGCCTAACAATTAAACTAAAATCCGAACCATCATTCCGAAACAATGAAGAAGTTCTTTCCTCATGTTTAGCATGCTGCCTGAAGATCTCTTTTTGCAAAACAATTTTCCCGGATTGCGGATCAATTAAAAAAGCGCGAAAAGTATGATCTGTCTCGTGTTTTGAATAATAAGCAGAATCGGCTATTGCCAGGACTGCCCCCTTAAACATTCCGGCGGCCACACCATATCCTTTAAATTGGTTTCTCCATAAAACCTGCATTTTGTTATCCAATCCAATGAGTCCGAAAGTGCTATCGGTAAGCCTTACATGGAGTACTGCCCTGTTTTCGTCTATTTTAAAGGAAGATGTTACGCCCAAAGTCTTTTTAGCAAGGTTTTTATACACCATTGAGTCACGTTGCGCAATTGCAAAAAACGACCACAATAAAAGCAACAGGCTGACAAAATAGCTACGACGGGAAAATCTCATTTATTTTTTAATTTAGGTTGAAAGGTAAATATAGATATACTATACTTTAATCAAACAAAAGGCTTTAAATAATTGTGATTTTTTTTGTGAGTTCCCGGCGATGCAATAAGGATTAAGGCTGGTTTATCTGTTGTTTGGTTGTCGGATATTTTATATGCCCGTTTGCCGATCCGGAAAGTACTGATATACTGAAAATAAAGAAGGTATAGAATTTTTGATCATGGTATGCGGATTCAGAGGTATCGGCGGGTTTTACCGATGATTACCATGCCGCTGCCAGGAAGATTATGGTGCATGCCCGGAGCCGGGACACCGGCCAGTTCCATACGCAAAGTTCTTTATTTCAGGGGATCAATCGGGACGTCCTCAATTGTTCAATCAAATCATAAAAACTTTCCTCGGTATCCTGGTAAGCAGTAAAGCCCAACTTGCGGCTTTTGGACATATCGGTCATGACCTCAATGGGTCTGCCCAGATCCAGGTCGGTATGCCAGGGGCTGGCCAGGCGGGTGAGTTTAGCTTCTTTCAATTCATATTTTTCAGCGATCTGTTGCCAAATCTGACCGTCGTTCGCCATAGTTTGTTCCAATGGATGGATAGTGCCGTCGAAACCCGCAGCCTCTACGCCAAAATACGCAGCGATCCGGTTCCATAAGCGGCTCCATCTAAAAACGTCGCCGTTTACAATATTGAAAGCCTGGTTACGGGCAGCAACAGTTGTCGAAGCCCATAATAATTGAGCGGCCAAAACCCGGGCATCTGTAACATCGGATAAGCCGTTCCATTGCGCTGCTGAACCAGGAAAGATAAAGGGTCTGCCTGTTTCCTTGCAGATCGAAGCATAGACAGCTAAGGTCGTGCCTAAGTTCATGGCATTGCCAACGGCCTGGCCAATCACGGTGTGCGGGCGGTGGACGCTCCAGCTAAAGCCGTCGCGTTCGGCGGCAGCATAAATTTCGTCCTCCTGGGCATAATAAAAGTTCTCCATATTTAGGCGCGGGTGCTCTTCGCGTAAGGGGGTCTCGGGTAAAAAACCTTCCCTGGCATAAGCCTCAAACGGGCCAAGATAATGCTTAAGCCCTGTAACCAAAGCAACATGCTGAACCGACTTTTTCGGAGATAGCACATCGAGCAGGTTACGGATCATCAGGCCATTCACCCGGATATTCTCCGCTTCGGTAGCATTCCGCATCCAGGTGGTGATATAGATATGCGTCGGCGAAATATCAGCTAAGGCGATCTGCAATTTTCTTTTATCTAAAAGATCTGCTGTCACAGGATTTAAGCCGCTGATCTCATCAGTCGGATTCCGTGCCAGGCCATAAGTTTCCCATCCTTCGGTCAGAAGTTGTTTGGCAAGGTTACTGCCGGTGATGCCGCTGGCGCCCACTA
This genomic window contains:
- a CDS encoding SDR family oxidoreductase, with the translated sequence MSNIALVVGASGITGSNLAKQLLTEGWETYGLARNPTDEISGLNPVTADLLDKRKLQIALADISPTHIYITTWMRNATEAENIRVNGLMIRNLLDVLSPKKSVQHVALVTGLKHYLGPFEAYAREGFLPETPLREEHPRLNMENFYYAQEDEIYAAAERDGFSWSVHRPHTVIGQAVGNAMNLGTTLAVYASICKETGRPFIFPGSAAQWNGLSDVTDARVLAAQLLWASTTVAARNQAFNIVNGDVFRWSRLWNRIAAYFGVEAAGFDGTIHPLEQTMANDGQIWQQIAEKYELKEAKLTRLASPWHTDLDLGRPIEVMTDMSKSRKLGFTAYQDTEESFYDLIEQLRTSRLIP
- a CDS encoding SDR family oxidoreductase, which codes for MVVSILGCGWYGKALAADLLKTGTIVNGSATSPEKLETLGNSGILPYLVKFDNEQKAFDPTFFKCEVMVISIPPRLKAGEGSGYLSKIQQIINACIEYHVKKIIYISSTGVYGEYNREVNELDDPRPDTASGLILWEAEQLFRKETSFKTSVIRFGGLIGPGRHPGRFFAGKTNIPNGLAPVNLIHQSDCVGITMAVIDQDAFSYLYNACSPDHPAKAAYYAELTSKANMPAPGFINELKSWKVVNSVNLKAELKYEFKFKKLNDYTF
- a CDS encoding DUF4395 domain-containing protein, whose amino-acid sequence is MIESEIQYKKQNTLDCPVDFVKVDENRIRVVAFFVVLFVLFYVINGNPVSIGLLLADFLLRAFNLNAYSPLAIISGAVVKQLSLKPKPVDRAPKRFASFMGVAFLFLVLISFLSNFIVLSKVIAGIMIIFASLESFAGFCAGCHVYTLINRFKFSDQGIK
- a CDS encoding 2-hydroxyacid dehydrogenase gives rise to the protein MKILFFSAKPYDIITFNQHNATYGFELEYLETHLGPHIVNAVDEGTYAVCVFVNDNLTGEVIDVLAAKGVKVIALRCAGFNNIDLAAAKKHGITVCRVPAYSPEAVAEHAVAMLLTLNRKTHKAYNRVREQNFSLNGLLGFNMHGKTVGVIATGRIGKAFCKIMLGFGCKVLAFDLYKDQELIAAGVDYISFEEVLQQADIISLHCPLTPESHHLINKETLGLMKHGATLINTSRGALIDTHAVIAALKTGRLAYLGIDVYEQEDRLFFKDLSGSIIEDDTIQRLMSFPNVLVTGHQAFFTEDALAQIAETTLNNIRQLSEGIAPDAAVVVKV